A genome region from Euphorbia lathyris chromosome 4, ddEupLath1.1, whole genome shotgun sequence includes the following:
- the LOC136227905 gene encoding protein ALP1-like isoform X1, whose translation MEPKKLAALISSLISDLLLLLLLLFPSSTSLSVSPISPNSNSYGNIFPLLRHFLSTQELAAASLSLLTFSRKRKRSHYPQLDSDPTHEDRHKQHEHRLSELDRVVQNPDSFKLVFKMRSSTFEWLAGLLEPLLDCRDPIGSPLNLSAELRLGIGLFKLVSGLNYSEIAKRFRVNESVTRFCSKQLCRVLCTNFRFWVAFPSPGELEFVSKEFEKLTGLPNCCGVIDCARFKLAQLDSISNNAVSVQIVVDSSSRILSIAAGFRGENGGSRILKSTTLYKDISRGRLLNNLGENQYLIGGKKYPLLPWLMVPFSDANSGSIEEKFNEKNELIRVCAHRTISSLKNWGVLKKPIEEDMKSGVAFIAACSILHNGLLMREDDSALMDLGDFDEEDDDGGDGEIEGKLIESKGSEIRYELARRLIEFQ comes from the coding sequence atggaACCCAAGAAATTGGCTGCTTTGATTTCATCTCTAATTtcagatcttcttcttctccttctcctcctcttcccaTCTTCCACTTCTCTCTCCGTTTCCCCAATTTCTCCAAATTCCAATTCTTATGGAAACATTTTCCCTCTCCTCCGCCATTTTCTCTCCACCCAAGAACTCGCCGCAGCTTCTCTTTCTCTCCTCACATTTTCCAGGAAACGGAAGAGATCCCATTACCCCCAATTGGATTCTGATCCAACCCATGAAGACAGACACAAACAACACGAACATCGACTCAGTGAATTAGACAGAGTTGTGCAAAACCCTGACTCGTTCAAACTCGTCTTCAAAATGCGATCATCAACCTTCGAATGGCTCGCTGGGTTGCTTGAACCGCTATTGGACTGCCGTGATCCAATTGGGTCTCCGTTGAATCTCTCCGCTGAACTTCGATTAGGTAttggtttgtttaaattagtTTCTGGTTTAAATTATTCAGAAATTGCGAAAAGATTTAGGGTTAACGAGTCAGTAACTCGGTTTTGCTCTAAGCAATTATGCCGTGTCTTATGCACGAATTTCCGATTCTGGGTTGCTTTTCCTTCCCCTGGTGAGCTTGAATTCGTGTCGAAAGAGTTCGAAAAGCTCACCGGATTGCCTAATTGCTGTGGTGTGATAGATTGTGCTAGGTTCAAACTTGCCCAATTGGATTCAATTTCAAACAATGCTGTTTCTGTTCAAATTGTGGTTGATTCAAGCTCAAGAATTCTAAGCATTGCAGCGGGTTTTCGGGGCGAAAATGGGGGTTCAAGGATACTGAAATCAACAACATTGTACAAAGACATCTCCAGGGGGAGATTACTGAACAATTTGGGGGAAAATCAGTACTTAATTGGGGGGAAAAAGTACCCATTACTTCCATGGTTAATGGTACCATTTTCTGATGCaaattcaggatcaattgaagaGAAATTCAATGAGAAAAACGAGTTAATCCGAGTTTGTGCTCATAGAACCATTAGTAGCTTGAAGAATTGGGGAGTTTTAAAGAAACCAATTGAAGAGGATATGAAATCTGGTGTTGCTTTTATTGCAGCTTGTTCAATTCTTCATAATGGTTTGTTGATGAGGGAAGATGATTCTGCATTGATGGATTTGGGGGattttgatgaagaagatgatgatggtGGTGATGGTGAAATTGAGGGGAAATTGATTGAAAGTAAAGGTTCTGAAATAAGATATGAATTGGCTAGAAGATTGATAGAGTTTCAGTAG
- the LOC136227905 gene encoding protein ANTAGONIST OF LIKE HETEROCHROMATIN PROTEIN 1-like isoform X2, whose product MEPKKLAALISSLISDLLLLLLLLFPSSTSLSVSPISPNSNSYGNIFPLLRHFLSTQELAAASLSLLTFSRKRKRSHYPQLDSDPTHEDRHKQHEHRLSELDRVVQNPDSFKLVFKMRSSTFEWLAGLLEPLLDCRDPIGSPLNLSAELRLDCARFKLAQLDSISNNAVSVQIVVDSSSRILSIAAGFRGENGGSRILKSTTLYKDISRGRLLNNLGENQYLIGGKKYPLLPWLMVPFSDANSGSIEEKFNEKNELIRVCAHRTISSLKNWGVLKKPIEEDMKSGVAFIAACSILHNGLLMREDDSALMDLGDFDEEDDDGGDGEIEGKLIESKGSEIRYELARRLIEFQ is encoded by the exons atggaACCCAAGAAATTGGCTGCTTTGATTTCATCTCTAATTtcagatcttcttcttctccttctcctcctcttcccaTCTTCCACTTCTCTCTCCGTTTCCCCAATTTCTCCAAATTCCAATTCTTATGGAAACATTTTCCCTCTCCTCCGCCATTTTCTCTCCACCCAAGAACTCGCCGCAGCTTCTCTTTCTCTCCTCACATTTTCCAGGAAACGGAAGAGATCCCATTACCCCCAATTGGATTCTGATCCAACCCATGAAGACAGACACAAACAACACGAACATCGACTCAGTGAATTAGACAGAGTTGTGCAAAACCCTGACTCGTTCAAACTCGTCTTCAAAATGCGATCATCAACCTTCGAATGGCTCGCTGGGTTGCTTGAACCGCTATTGGACTGCCGTGATCCAATTGGGTCTCCGTTGAATCTCTCCGCTGAACTTCGATTAG ATTGTGCTAGGTTCAAACTTGCCCAATTGGATTCAATTTCAAACAATGCTGTTTCTGTTCAAATTGTGGTTGATTCAAGCTCAAGAATTCTAAGCATTGCAGCGGGTTTTCGGGGCGAAAATGGGGGTTCAAGGATACTGAAATCAACAACATTGTACAAAGACATCTCCAGGGGGAGATTACTGAACAATTTGGGGGAAAATCAGTACTTAATTGGGGGGAAAAAGTACCCATTACTTCCATGGTTAATGGTACCATTTTCTGATGCaaattcaggatcaattgaagaGAAATTCAATGAGAAAAACGAGTTAATCCGAGTTTGTGCTCATAGAACCATTAGTAGCTTGAAGAATTGGGGAGTTTTAAAGAAACCAATTGAAGAGGATATGAAATCTGGTGTTGCTTTTATTGCAGCTTGTTCAATTCTTCATAATGGTTTGTTGATGAGGGAAGATGATTCTGCATTGATGGATTTGGGGGattttgatgaagaagatgatgatggtGGTGATGGTGAAATTGAGGGGAAATTGATTGAAAGTAAAGGTTCTGAAATAAGATATGAATTGGCTAGAAGATTGATAGAGTTTCAGTAG